The proteins below come from a single Ochotona princeps isolate mOchPri1 chromosome 6, mOchPri1.hap1, whole genome shotgun sequence genomic window:
- the ANXA2 gene encoding annexin A2 — MSTVHEILCKLSLEGDQSTPPSAYGSVKAYTNFDAERDALNIETAIKTKGVDEVTIVNILTNRSNAQRQDIAFAYQRRTKKELAAALKSALSGHLETVILGLLKTPAQYDASELKASMKGLGTDEDSLIEIICSRTNQELQEINRVYKEMYKTDLEKDIVSDTSGDFRKLMVALAKGRRAEDGSVIDYELIDQDARDLYDAGVKRKGTDVPKWISIMTERSVSHLQKVFDRYKNYSPYDMPESIKKEVKGDLENAFLNLVHCIQNKPLYFADRLYDSMKGKGTRDKVLIRIMVSRSEVDMLKIRSEFKKKYGKSLYSYIQQDTKGDYQKALLYLCGGDD; from the exons ATGTCTACCGTTCATGAAATCCTGTGCAAGCTGAGCTTGGAGGGTGAC CAATCTACACCTCCAAGTGCATATGGATCCGTCAAAGCCTACACCAACTTTGACGCTGAACGGGACGCTCTGAATATTGAGACGGCCATCAAGACCAAAG GTGTGGATGAGGTCACCATCGTCAACATTTTGACCAACCGCAGCAATGCCCAGAGACAGGACATTGCCTTCGCCTACCAGAGGAGGACCAAAAAG GAACTTGCCGCGGCCTTGAAGTCAGCCTTGTCGGGCCACCTGGAGACAGTGATTTTGGGCCTATTGAAGACACCTGCTCAGTATGATGCCTCCGAACTGAAGGCCTCCATGAAG GGCCTGGGAACTGACGAGGACTCCCTCATTGAGATCATCTGCTCAAGGACCAACCAGGAGCTGCAGGAAATCAACAGAGTTTACAAGGAAA TGTACAAGACTGACCTGGAGAAGGACATCGTCTCCGACACCTCTGGGGACTTCCGCAAGCTGATGGTGGCTCTTGCCAAG GGTagaagagcagaggatggctccgtAATTGATTATGAGCTGATTGATCAAGATGCCCGG GATCTCTATGATGCTGGAGTGAAGAGAAAAGGAACTGATGTCCCCAAATGGATCAGCATCATGACCGAGCGCAGCGTGTCCCACCTCCAGAAAG TGTTTGATAGATACAAGAACTACAGCCCATATGACATGCCAGAGAGCATCAAGAAAGAGGTCAAAGGAGATCTGGAGAATGCTTTCTTGAACCTAG TGCACTGCATTCAGAACAAGCCCCTGTATTTTGCCGATCGGCTGTATGACTCCATGAAG GGCAAGGGGACCCGCGACAAAGTCCTCATCAGAATCATGGTCTCCCGCAGTGAAGTGGACATGCTGAAAATCAGGTCTGAATTCAAGAAGAAGTACGGCAAGTCCCTGTACTCCTACATCCAG CAAGACACCAAGGGCGACTACCAGAAAGCGCtgctgtacctgtgtgggggaGATGACTGa